The Papilio machaon chromosome 2, ilPapMach1.1, whole genome shotgun sequence genome segment acaaattaatttaactaacatTTATTGCAGCTTTGTACAGATTGATTGAAGCAAAGTCGACTTTAAACAAACTACGTGAATAATACACAGTCATTTGACATTGcgttttatgaaaatgttgcgcaatataaataaaaataatcagataacgattttttattctcgaatattacaaatgaataataattatcaatattcATGAATTCACAATCTATATGTACGTCGGGACCAGGTTCTAGAATTTGCAACGTCAACACGTGACCAGACATAGCACAAGCTAACATGAACTGCCCAGCGCCCAGCGCCCAGCGCCCAGCGCCCAGTGTCCAGTGTCCAGTGCTTAACTGAATCTGGATCAAAGATGGATCAATGTTCAGCGTTTCACGACAAGAAGATAAACGCACGCAcgcataatttttattactgtgGCCTAAAATAATCATATATCATAAAATGTAGTCTAAAATGGTGATCTAAAATCATCAGGTTTCCTGAtgatacctttttttattaaaattcattttgagAGTTGCTGAACCCTATCCTGGTCTGTCTATGTATGTCTAATTAAGTTTTGAAATGGACAATTTTTAGAGCCGAAATCCCTCATCGAGTTTCCTGAAAATGTTATCACtaatctttctttctttctttctaatcTATAGTAACTAactaacataaatattgtccttattgatttattagcCAAATAGGTGGAAATAACAACGtcttggtttttattttttcttcaaggtaaaaataataagtaatatacaatataacaaaatcCTAACTTGTATATTTAAGGTgctatttctatattaaaactgtaatacTTTGAAGGAAAGTACATTATGTATGTTAGCACTATACTTTACTGTggtgtgtgcgtgtgtgtgtgtgtgtgcgtgtgagtgcgtgtgtgtgtgcgtgtacCTACGCTTAATACTATATTAAATGCATGAGAGGGATGATATTATGGATGACAAGGTGTTTCTTGGACAGGTTTTTTGGCAGTAGGAAGCTACCCACGGATACTAATACACActtacatacatttaaacaaaactggAAACATATGTATTGTAAGAAAAACGGCCAGTTGATATCTTATCAACATTAAGTACAAATTGTGCTCGTTATCTGTTTACGAGTGTTGCGATTTGtgataaatctttttaaaccTCACACCTTTAGGTTGCGCGTGAGGTGATGCCTGACGATTATAACCTTGCAGGCATTATCTATGCCTACAGGCACAGGCATTACCTCATCGAGTTTCTAAGACTGCAGACACTAATTTTACGACGAGTAGGGCGGCGAGGAGCGTGGCgatggattaaaaaataaaatttttaagaaaaaaaaaagagctgtcttcataaaaaaaacagttttcatggcattattttgttactttttagtgcattttgtttgagattgttttttatattactttttaatgcatgttgtttgagattgttttttatgaagtcggctcttttttttcttaaagtttttattttgtttctcaaatttttgtgaatttgaagttctattacaaatttcctcAATACGTATGAAGAcagaaataagacaaataaagaagaggactttcctatttaatatgtttaatatgtatgtacttcaattcaaaaaactaatttaaaatgcagcagataacctcTCATCctctaaaaaagaaatataattatcaaaatcagtATACTAATTCAAAAGTAACGAAATAAtgcatcgtagcgtgcctttcaGTTTGTGCAgtcgcgcgccgcagtagcatttttaggatgcgcgtagtttttgatcatttgatatcttccaaactattggtcagaattatatacataacatGGTaattgtgagacatccatagacgATAGATATTGGCCACCAAATacttatttagcaaatttaaggatctataagtattccatacatcatttttgtGTAGGTCATAATAttgtttgacctacgtaagccaataaagcaaaattgtgcttttcattgtaacgcgatgtagtaTTTTTCGTATtctcttaattttattctttcgatatctcctaaactattttttttgggCGGCACTATGCCACCGTCTCGTTCCCCTAACATGTTTTTTGGTCAACTTGGGTGCAACTAGGCATTGTTACAAGGAACCAATGTATACACTGTCAAGCAGAAGAAGAAACGATCTACCACATTATTTTCGATTGCCAAAGTTTCCTAATTCAAAGACTTGTGCTGCCTAGTGAACTTAATGTTACCAATGCATTTAAGTGTCTTTCTTCCTCCCGCCCGTCGGCACTTAACATTTTACTACAAAATCCAACATCCTATAAACCCGTTTatagttacataaaaatacaattcaaacaattttaacgACGAATCTTAGTGAAGTGAAGTGTAGTGACTCCAAAGTAATGGACATTTTCCAAATAAGATATGACCTAAAGGTCTATGTTACCaggtcataaaatttaaaaaaaaaattaaaaatccgACTTGACGATTGTCATTGTCAGTGAACTGACAATGACAAGCCAAGATCCACTCTGCTCCAAACGCTTCCCGGCCCCGCAATGTTGCCAATGCTACGGCAATTACCGTGTTCTATGGCTTTCAAACCAACAAATCACAAAGCTTTTCAAAAATCTACAGGTAtcaattcataataaattctCTTTTTATGTGCTAGGACTGTGATTACGGAAAtagcttttaaatgtaaaagttgtgatttttatcaaatagaaggacaaatgaaccataacataatgttaaaaaagttgAAACAGCGCCGTCGTCTCCGtggaaaaatgttttcttttttaagtaatGCGAGGGCCCACCTTTGATCTTCTCAAATACAAACACGGCTTTTTTACACATTGTACACGTACACGACCGGGTAATTGTCAATTTTCATTGGCAACACTGATATAAACCCAAACCgcaaatagtaaataaacacaatttatatttataggttaagatataatataaaacagtttattttacattatgttttCCTTATTCCTTTCTGTAATCCGAATTGTAAAATGAGGATCAATTGTATGTAATAGTTATCATGCTTAGgaaatgaaaaaattgtttggcggttttaaacaatttaatttatattaatatttattctgaTATAAAGAAAGACAATTTCGACATGAAACTGGTaagaacaaattatattttatcgtaAACGAGCATACGTTCTGTAAACATAAcaagacaaaataattaaaatattgcttggaataatatttgtttaatgaagtaaataaaacgaaatacaacacaaaattaaaacagtggAAGCCGAGCAATtgcctaacctaacctaacctacatAAATCtgtaaagaaattcaaagatgtgtATGAAGGTAACCAATACATTCTGGGCCAGAATAgctgactatgacctagtgaTGGTGGAGATGTAAATGGGCTGACGACTGattcttaatttaatctttaccCTCTACTtaccatttataaattaagtactattttataaataaaattgtattcatctccctggccttttcccactcatgtggggtcggcacacaaggttataaaaccttaaagttttggctttagTTTTTGCGGCCAGCCACTTGGGAggaatatgttaaaattaaatataatataaaatcaataattcaaaataaagcaaaaatgaaaataagtaagaaaacattataaatagaaaaactttaagttCTTGTCGCTTTAGTTACTGATCCCCGTATACTTCAGTGGTACTGTTATTCTTTACCACCTCTATATTCTTGATAATCGGTCTTGCATTGTTCTTTCAAAACTTTATTCACTCAGAGATATCAAACTTCTGATGCCACCTGACAGGACGAACAAGAAAAGAAATCGGCCCATAGTGTAGATATTTTCTGTGTGACTATgacaaataacaatttctcACACTTATCCTGTTGACCGCcaaatataagtttaagtcTCTTCCATGGTAAGAGACCAATGGTTGGTTGGGTTGTGTAGGCAATACAAAGAGATGTTAATCTATATAAGTTATACCTGTTTCCAATAATTTACactttcaaatacattttaaaactgatttttgttatatttaaggattttaaaattttggttttatATGACATGACTGATGATTGACATTTTCtatcaaaaacataataaaattgtattgtaaacaataaatagtAATTGTTGATGCTGGCTCATGTGTTTGTACATTTTgataaacataacatttattatagaGCAGCAGAGTGGTGCACTGCTAATGTGTGTGCACTGGTTGCTGTTACAGTACTGCCTGAGCAGCGATGCGGCCAAGCCATGCTTCGTGCTGTCTTTCAAAGAGCTGATGATAATGCTGGACTGCGGGCTGTCAGCGCAGTCGGTGCTCAACTTCCTGCCGCTGCCGCCGGTGCCCAGCACACGACTGGCTGCGTTGCCCGCCTACACGCCGCCCCACCTCAACGACCCCCTGCTTGAAGGGGTACTCTTCTTGTTCTCTTACGGAGCTATGCTAATCATTAATGTTACCTATTGCACCTTTTTAATCAAATCAACTGGTGGCTAATGTGTCTGTTTTAGAATTCTGAATACTTGTTTGTCCTGTTGTAGGACCTCTGTGTGAAATATCCCAgtaaacctttttaatttaatgtaatgcATAGGAAGCTACACATATGTGTAATGTATGCACATCTAATTGAGTGCAGTGTCtgagttatgttgttgtaTACATGTTGGTAGTAAAAAGCTGAAGACACAGGCATTTCACATTGTCAATGTTATGTAATGGATGTGTATTTTTGGAAATAGGAATTAAAGGAATGTTGCGGACGGGTGTTCGTAGACAGCATTCCCGAGTTTTGCCCCCCACTGGACAAGGTGGTCGACTTCTCGCAGCTGGATGTGATTCTTATATCCAACTACACCTGCATGATGGCGCTGCCCTTCATCACCGAGGACACCGGCTTCAAGGGACAGGTGTATGCCACTGAACCCACCTTGCAAATTGGAAGgtatatacttatttttttactttaatcttTATTCTGTTACTAAACTGGCAGGTATACGTTTCATAATGTATTATCtgtatatgaaatatttagtattcatatattgtaatataacttAGTGGATTATTCCATTTTGGATGTATTCAGTTTGCTTAACCGATTTTAACATCAGATGAAAGaagcaataattatttaaatacgaatatGATCTTGTAACGCGGATGGGGGCGAGTGGGAGCTAGTTGGAGCGGATGGGGGCGATAGGGGCAGGTGGGAACTATTTGGAGCGGGTGGGGGCAGGTGGGAGCGGGTGGGAGCGAGTTGGATCGGTTGGGGGTGGGTGGAGACGAGTGGGGCGAAGCTGACGAGCGCGGTGTGGGGCGCAGGTTCTACCTGGAGGAGCTGTGCACGTGGCTGTCGGCGGCGGGCGGGGGgggcgcggcggcgcggcgctggAAGGAGCTGGTGCACGTGTTGCCGGGCCCGCTGGCGCACGCCGCGCGGCCCCGCGCGTGGCGGCGACTGTACGGGCGGGCGGCGCTGGCGCGCGCGCTGTCCCGCGTGCGCGTGGTGGGGTACGACGAGCGCGTGCCGCTGTACGGGGCGCTGGACGCCACGCCCGTCAGCTCCGGCTTCTGCCTCGGCTCCGCCAACTGGGTGCTGCGCACGCCGCACGAGAAGGTCGAGTCTCGTCCTCTTCTTACACATTTACCTACTTGAACTCGCTTGAAACTtgatcaaaattatattttgtttttttcacccATCAATGGTTACAAATTTCTTTAGTGTGacgaaatacaaaattataattaaattagaactAAATGTGTGCTACAAAATGGAAACGGCGAGTTTAAGAATGCGGCAATGACTTAGATCGCGTACGTGAGCGGGTCGAGCACGCTGACGACTCACCCGCGGCCCATCAACCAGAGTGCGCTGCGCGGCGCCGACGTGTTGCTGCTGGCGGCCCTCACGCAGACTCCGGCGCACAACCCCGACCACATGCTGGGCGACCTCTGCGTGCACGCCGCCGTCACGCTGCGCGCCGCCGGCTCCGTGCTGCTGCCCGTCTACCCCTCCGGCGTGCTCTACGACCTGCTCGAGTGTCTCTCCACGCACCTGGAGGGCGCGGGCCTGGCGCACGTGCCCCTCTACGTCGTGTCTCCCGTCGCCGACTCCTCGCTCGCCTACAGCAACATCCTGGCCGAGTGGGTGTCCGCCGGCAAACAGGCGCGCGTCCTCGTGCCCGAGGAGCCCTTCCCGCACGCCGCCCTCGCGCGCGCCGGCCGCCTGCGACACGCGCGCGCCCTGCACGACGACGCCTTCAGCGCGGACTTCCGCCAGGTACCTCCTCCTCCCACCTCCCACCTCTGGCCTCCCACCTCCCGCCTCCCACCTCCCGCCTCCCACCTCCCGCCTCGTGTGACGTACCGGTGCGCTTTGTGTTGCAGCCCTGCGTCGTGTTCTGCGGACATCCCAGTCTGCGGTTCGGCGCCGCCGTTCACCTCGTCGAGCTGTGGGCCAACAACCCCGCGCACGCCATCATATTCACAGGTACTGCACTCCCGCCCCTCGCCCCCatcccccgccccgccccgtcCCGCCAACAGAACCGATGACGTCGTCCTTTTGCTTTCGACAGAACCGGACTTCCCGTACATGGACGCGCTGGCGCCCTTCCAGCCGCTGAGCATGAAGGCGTTCCACTGTCCCATCGACACCTCCCTCAACTACGCGCAGGCCAACAAGCTGGTGCGCGAGCTGCGGCCGCGCGAGCTGGTGCTGCCCGAGCAGTACGCGGCCGCGCCGGCGACACccggcgccgcgccgcgcccgcaCGTGTTCGCCGACGTGCCCGTCACCGTCATCAAGCGCGGCGCCGCGCGCCAGCTCGCGGTGAAGCggcgtgcggcgcgcggcATGCTGTGCGGCGAGCTGGCGGCGCGCGCTCTGCCGCGGGAGATGCGCGGCGGACTGCGCGGCGCCCCGCTCGTTGCGGCGCTGACACTGCGCGACGCGCGCCTCGAGCTGTCTGCGCCGGGCGCGGCGGTGCCGGGGGGCGCGgtgggcgcggcgggcgcggggggcgcggcgggcgcagGGGGCGCGCCGGCGGAGAGCGTGGCGGCGGGCGCGCCGGACGTGGCGGCGCTGCTGCGGGAGCTGGCGCGGGAGGGTCTGGGCGAGGCGCGGGTGGAGGCGGGCGCGGACGGATGTATCGTGCACTTGCCGCGACACGACACGCTGGTGCACGTGGAGCGACACGCCACGCACGTGTTCTGCGAGGGGCGCGCCGACGTGCGCCAGGCGCTGCGCCGCGCGCTCGCCGCCTGCACGCCGCACGTGTGACGCGCGCTCGCCGCCTGCACGCCGCACGTGTGACGCGCGCTCGCCGCCTGCACGCCGCACGTGTGACGCGCGCTCGCCGCCTGCACGCCGCACGTGTGACGCGCGCTCGCCGCCTGCACGCCGCACGTGTGACGCGCGCTCGCCGCCTGCACGCCGCACGTGTGACAccttttacttaaataaagttCTATCGATATAATTTTAGACCGCCTTTTCATTTCGAGGCCGAGCTCGAAGCACTTCATCTGTTGTtaggcaaaaaatatatatatattttcgatCCCTACATAAAATTCCTGaactaattttgataaaactgGATATTTTTACTTTGGTGTTGGCATTGCGACGCTAAGCGAGGGGAGGGGGAGTCACCcccgttttataaatttaactggatgtaattttttatattcaatgttAATCgtaaatccaaaaaaaactgaaactgAAAACTTCTCTTGGCAGCGTCCACTGCCAAGAGAAGTTTTCactgttttcaaatatcttggctgCCCAAGGTCATCAGTGCCTCCCCCACATCTAGCTACATATTGGATATATGCAAGATGGCCGCCTCCACAAAATGGCAGATGACACATTTTACCATTCCTACAATATGGATATCAAATGTTAGGGTTTGACTAGTAGGATACCCTGAAACATATTCATTTGGAGGATTAATAGTAATacccaaaaaataaaacctcaaATAACGTGCGATTTTCAAAATGCCTTTTATAAACCATAAAAGAAAGGCAAACGCCATCGCTGACTTTTTTGTAGCAAGTTTTTAGATTTTCAATTCTCTCAAACATTACAAActgttaatttagttttaccaGTCACTGTGCTGGTCTTGATTAGTTATGGATATCAATGGAACGACACAACTTCATCGAGTTTGGCCTTGTTTTGATCGTCTTTTCGATCTTTTttagcttttgtttttattaagaacataataaaagattgtttttaaaaaaggttttttaatctttaattttttttattttatatctcttGTAActgtttagcctacgtaagcctTTTCTTATATGAAAAGATTGGCAAAGGGTGGCGgttttgacggaggaggggacgggTCTGTAGAAGAATATCCCTTTTCTGTGCGTATTCTCCtccatcgattaaaggtaagcaacgcatctgcaattgcgactGGTTTTTAGTAAATTCATCCTAATGTATCGTCGAT includes the following:
- the LOC123722113 gene encoding integrator complex subunit 9 is translated as MKLYCLSSDAAKPCFVLSFKELMIMLDCGLSAQSVLNFLPLPPVPSTRLAALPAYTPPHLNDPLLEGELKECCGRVFVDSIPEFCPPLDKVVDFSQLDVILISNYTCMMALPFITEDTGFKGQVYATEPTLQIGRFYLEELCTWLSAAGGGGAAARRWKELVHVLPGPLAHAARPRAWRRLYGRAALARALSRVRVVGYDERVPLYGALDATPVSSGFCLGSANWVLRTPHEKIAYVSGSSTLTTHPRPINQSALRGADVLLLAALTQTPAHNPDHMLGDLCVHAAVTLRAAGSVLLPVYPSGVLYDLLECLSTHLEGAGLAHVPLYVVSPVADSSLAYSNILAEWVSAGKQARVLVPEEPFPHAALARAGRLRHARALHDDAFSADFRQPCVVFCGHPSLRFGAAVHLVELWANNPAHAIIFTEPDFPYMDALAPFQPLSMKAFHCPIDTSLNYAQANKLVRELRPRELVLPEQYAAAPATPGAAPRPHVFADVPVTVIKRGAARQLAVKRRAARGMLCGELAARALPREMRGGLRGAPLVAALTLRDARLELSAPGAAVPGGAVGAAGAGGAAGAGGAPAESVAAGAPDVAALLRELAREGLGEARVEAGADGCIVHLPRHDTLVHVERHATHVFCEGRADVRQALRRALAACTPHV